A window of Panicum virgatum strain AP13 chromosome 8K, P.virgatum_v5, whole genome shotgun sequence contains these coding sequences:
- the LOC120644474 gene encoding zein-alpha PMS1-like codes for MAAKIFALLALLALSVSATTAFIIPQCSLAASASAATIPQYLSPIAAVGYENPIVQSNRLQHALAASLLQSQAIVRQQQSALLQQQSLAHLTVQSIVAQQQRVLSPFSQLALQNLAAYLQQQMLLPFNQLAAVNSAAYSQQQLLPFNQLAVANSAAFSQQLFHPLAVAHPAAFWQQQQLVYQLALTSPAAFLQQRIVGSTIF; via the coding sequence ATGGCAGCCAAGATATTTGCCCTCCTTGCACTCCTTGCTCTCTCTGTGAGCGCTACCACTGCGTTCATTATTCCGCAGTGCTCActagccgcctccgcctccgctgccACTATTCCACAGTACCTCTCACCTATCGCAGCAGTCGGATATGAGAACCCGATTGTGCAGTCCAACAGGCTTCAGCATGCACTTGCAGCTAGCCTCCTACAATCACAGGCAATTGTCCGACAGCAACAGTCTGCCTTACTGCAGCAGCAATCTTTGGCCCATCTGACAGTACAGAGCATCGTGGCACAGCAACAACGCGTTCTTTCGCCATTCAGCCAGCTAGCCCTGCAGAACCTCGCCGCCTACTTGCAGCAACAGATGTTGCTCCCATTCAACCAACTAGCTGCCGTGAACTCCGCTGCCTACTCGCAGCAGCAACTGCTTCCATTCAACCAACTAGCTGTTGCGAACTCCGCCGCCTTCTCGCAGCAGCTGTTCCACCCACTTGCTGTGGCTCACCCCGCCGCCTTCTGGCAGCAACAACAGCTAGTCTACCAACTGGCTTTGACGAGTCCTGCAGCCTTCTTGCAACAACGCATCGTTGGTTCTACCATCTTCTAA